From Methanococcus maripaludis, the proteins below share one genomic window:
- a CDS encoding Ni/Fe hydrogenase subunit alpha produces MTKLSIEPVTRVEGHGKVTLSFDDSGKLDKVNFHVVEVRGFEKFLEGRYIEDAPVFTPRICGICQVSHNLASARAVDNVFGVKIPKTADMLRNLMQQASNVHSHALHFGMLASPDLMFPMTDDALKRNVLGVAAENMDVVKDAISMRKIGQTIIQKVGGRAIHPVTAVVGGQSKPLTEEERDELLKMSENLVDTAERTLVVGKQLLDGLKEQNLLELGYFESYHMGMVNNGAQDIYEGKIRVINPEGKIEYEYEPSEYLNYMSEGVRPYSYLKFPYLTEKGPVDGVYRVNTLSRLNVCDKMPTPIAQKYYEEFVKTFGKPAHHPMLFHYARLIELISSAELIRKFLEDDAIVGTDIRVEPTDLVGEGVGCLEAPRGTLVHHFKTDDKGIITDANLVVATVQNNPAMDIGVQKVAEKYIKTPEDAKPHVLNHMEMVIRAYDPCLSCATHTIDGKERMLSMDVYKGGKLIKTL; encoded by the coding sequence ATGACAAAACTGTCGATAGAACCTGTTACCAGAGTTGAAGGACACGGTAAGGTTACACTTTCCTTTGACGACAGTGGAAAGCTAGATAAAGTTAATTTCCACGTTGTTGAAGTTAGAGGTTTTGAAAAATTCTTGGAAGGAAGATATATCGAAGATGCTCCGGTATTTACACCAAGAATTTGTGGAATTTGCCAGGTTTCACACAATTTGGCAAGCGCAAGAGCAGTTGATAACGTATTTGGAGTAAAAATTCCAAAAACTGCCGACATGCTCAGAAATTTAATGCAACAAGCTTCAAATGTTCACAGCCACGCGCTCCACTTTGGAATGCTTGCATCCCCTGATTTAATGTTCCCGATGACTGATGATGCACTTAAAAGGAACGTTTTGGGTGTCGCCGCTGAAAACATGGATGTTGTAAAAGATGCAATTTCAATGAGAAAAATTGGTCAGACAATAATTCAAAAAGTTGGTGGAAGAGCTATTCACCCAGTAACTGCAGTTGTTGGAGGACAGTCAAAACCATTAACGGAAGAAGAAAGGGACGAACTTTTAAAAATGTCAGAAAATCTTGTAGATACTGCTGAAAGAACATTGGTAGTTGGAAAACAATTATTGGATGGATTAAAAGAACAAAATCTCCTTGAACTTGGCTACTTTGAATCATACCACATGGGTATGGTAAATAACGGTGCACAGGATATTTATGAAGGAAAAATCAGGGTCATAAATCCTGAAGGAAAAATCGAATATGAATATGAACCTTCAGAATACTTAAACTACATGTCAGAAGGAGTAAGGCCATATTCATACCTTAAATTCCCATATTTAACTGAAAAAGGTCCTGTTGATGGAGTTTACAGAGTAAATACTCTTTCAAGGTTAAATGTATGCGATAAAATGCCTACACCTATTGCTCAAAAATACTACGAAGAATTTGTAAAAACTTTTGGAAAACCTGCACACCACCCGATGCTTTTCCACTATGCAAGATTAATCGAGCTTATTTCAAGTGCAGAACTCATAAGAAAATTCTTAGAAGACGATGCAATTGTTGGAACTGACATAAGGGTAGAACCAACCGATCTTGTTGGAGAAGGTGTTGGATGCCTCGAAGCTCCAAGAGGAACTTTAGTGCACCACTTCAAAACCGATGATAAAGGAATTATCACCGATGCAAATTTAGTTGTTGCAACTGTTCAAAATAACCCTGCAATGGATATTGGCGTTCAAAAAGTTGCTGAAAAATACATAAAAACACCCGAAGATGCAAAACCACATGTTTTAAACCACATGGAAATGGTAATTCGGGCATACGATCCATGCCTTTCATGTGCAACGCACACAATTGACGGAAAAGAAAGAATGCTTTCAATGGATGTCTACAAGGGCGGAAAATTAATTAAAACATTATAG
- a CDS encoding NADH-quinone oxidoreductase subunit B family protein: protein MVKIATTWLACCSGCHISLVDLHEDLLKVLEQVELVHSPVLMDVKEIPDDIDVALIEGGIRNEENLHIAQEMRKKAKIVIAFGTCAVYGGIPGMGNLYSNEALLEKAYKTTFSTKNEEGIIPSEDVPELTSRVKPLSDVIDVDYILPGCPPKPELIAGVLTSLLEGKTPELTTKNMCEVCPREKSKEGVSIDSIKRNYEGTPDPKKCLLEQGYLCMGIATRASCGAICPTAGVPCTGCYGPTDKVVDQGAKMVSALASDYKIDEDRTMDPNELPKQILDKVGSFYKFTLPSALIPINNKR, encoded by the coding sequence ATGGTAAAAATAGCTACAACATGGCTTGCATGCTGTTCCGGATGTCACATAAGTCTTGTAGATTTACATGAAGATTTATTGAAAGTTCTTGAACAGGTGGAATTAGTTCACAGCCCTGTTTTAATGGATGTTAAAGAAATTCCGGATGATATTGATGTTGCATTAATTGAAGGCGGTATTAGAAATGAAGAAAACCTTCATATTGCACAGGAAATGAGAAAAAAAGCGAAAATTGTAATTGCATTTGGAACATGTGCAGTTTACGGCGGTATTCCAGGAATGGGTAATTTATACTCGAACGAAGCTCTTTTGGAAAAAGCTTACAAAACTACATTCTCTACAAAAAACGAAGAAGGAATTATTCCAAGTGAAGACGTTCCAGAATTAACTTCAAGAGTAAAACCACTTTCTGATGTAATTGATGTGGATTATATTCTTCCAGGATGTCCTCCAAAACCAGAATTGATTGCAGGAGTACTTACTTCACTTTTAGAAGGTAAAACTCCAGAGTTGACAACTAAAAACATGTGTGAAGTATGCCCTAGAGAAAAAAGCAAAGAAGGAGTTTCAATAGATTCAATTAAAAGAAATTACGAAGGAACACCGGATCCTAAAAAATGCCTGCTTGAACAAGGATATCTCTGCATGGGAATTGCAACAAGAGCTTCATGTGGTGCAATATGCCCAACAGCAGGCGTTCCATGTACCGGATGTTATGGGCCTACAGATAAAGTGGTGGATCAGGGTGCTAAAATGGTTTCTGCGCTTGCATCTGATTATAAAATTGATGAAGACAGAACAATGGATCCAAACGAACTTCCTAAACAGATACTGGATAAAGTGGGTAGTTTTTACAAATTTACGCTCCCAAGTGCATTAATTCCGATAAATAACAAAAGGTAA
- a CDS encoding formylmethanofuran dehydrogenase subunit B: MMDVIKNVVCPFCGTLCDDIECFVESGHIVKTRNACRIGHSKFTHRKGAVRHTEPLYRENKKDDFKKIDFDTAIEKTAEILVNAKKPLIYGFSATECHAHIEGMKLAEKIRGIVSNTAEVCHGPSVWALQDVGYPICTLGEVKNRADVVIYWGSNPMHAHPRHMSRYGVFPRGFFRGRGRKDRILIVVDPRESDTAKLADIHLKVEPHKDYELISAIRSALKGFELQSEIIAGIPREMIYETVEILKKAQYGELFFAMGVTHTAGKHRNIDTAIELVIDLNSQTKFTLIPMRGHYNVNGFNQVCTWISGFPLCVDYSRGFPEFNPGDTSVTDSLLREDADAMLNIASDPGAHFPQNAVKRMSKIPLICIDPHETPTSVLANIILPPTIAGVEDTGTAYRMDGVPLELKKVIDPPESTLADREILKRISKKVEELL; the protein is encoded by the coding sequence ATAATGGATGTTATAAAAAATGTAGTATGCCCATTCTGCGGAACTCTTTGTGATGACATTGAATGTTTTGTGGAATCAGGACATATTGTAAAGACAAGAAATGCATGTAGAATCGGTCACAGCAAGTTTACTCACCGAAAAGGTGCAGTAAGACATACTGAACCGCTTTATCGGGAAAACAAAAAAGATGATTTTAAAAAAATCGACTTTGATACTGCAATAGAAAAAACTGCTGAAATTTTAGTAAATGCGAAAAAACCTCTTATTTATGGATTTTCTGCAACAGAATGCCACGCACATATTGAAGGTATGAAGTTGGCTGAAAAAATAAGGGGAATTGTAAGCAACACTGCCGAAGTATGCCATGGCCCGAGTGTATGGGCACTTCAGGATGTTGGGTACCCCATATGTACGCTTGGAGAAGTTAAAAACAGGGCAGATGTTGTAATTTATTGGGGTTCAAACCCGATGCACGCACACCCAAGACACATGAGCCGATACGGAGTTTTTCCAAGGGGCTTTTTTAGGGGTCGCGGAAGAAAAGATCGAATTTTAATTGTAGTTGATCCAAGAGAAAGTGACACTGCAAAATTAGCAGACATTCACTTAAAAGTTGAACCGCATAAGGATTATGAGCTTATAAGTGCGATAAGGTCTGCTTTAAAAGGTTTTGAACTTCAATCTGAAATAATAGCAGGGATCCCTAGAGAAATGATATATGAAACTGTTGAAATATTGAAAAAAGCACAGTATGGGGAACTTTTCTTTGCAATGGGTGTTACGCATACTGCTGGAAAGCATAGAAATATCGATACTGCAATCGAACTTGTAATCGATTTAAATTCACAAACTAAATTTACGCTGATTCCAATGAGGGGCCACTACAATGTAAATGGTTTCAATCAGGTGTGTACTTGGATCAGTGGATTTCCGTTATGTGTGGACTATTCAAGAGGATTTCCAGAATTTAACCCTGGAGACACGAGTGTAACTGATAGTTTACTTAGAGAAGATGCAGATGCAATGCTAAATATCGCGTCAGACCCCGGAGCACATTTTCCGCAGAATGCAGTTAAAAGAATGTCAAAAATTCCATTAATCTGCATAGACCCTCACGAAACACCAACTTCAGTTCTTGCAAATATAATTCTCCCGCCAACGATTGCAGGTGTTGAGGATACTGGAACCGCCTACAGGATGGATGGAGTTCCATTGGAACTTAAAAAAGTAATTGATCCGCCTGAAAGTACGCTTGCAGATCGGGAAATATTAAAAAGAATATCTAAAAAAGTTGAAGAACTACTATAA
- a CDS encoding uroporphyrinogen decarboxylase family protein, whose product MDYPDKMTPAQRAAAKAKGEPADRVACNPNIGNGMARIAGYKISQFNDDPEALANAIIKTYRRFGADGARIFTDLFLVSEAMGAKVRKPEDNTADLEEPAINDMSEFDKLKVIDPYTQGRIPVHLRAIEIVRDEIASEVGVTASVVGPFTNAFFLIGVEKMTKMLLKDPESVHKLCEISLQSCIALTDAVLEKGVGVTISEPLSSCTVVSPKHFREFSAPYLKRLIDHIKARTGKLVIHICGITDPIWDDLVEMGVDVLSIDNVADMEKCAETVGDKMVIAGNVDPSAIMYAGSREDVRKATIKCAKQGLKAKKGFMIMSGCSLPVEVPIENIDAMMDTAREMGWPVTEEKLDYLLSFDKYKD is encoded by the coding sequence ATGGATTACCCCGACAAAATGACACCTGCTCAAAGAGCTGCTGCTAAAGCTAAGGGCGAACCCGCTGACCGGGTTGCATGCAACCCAAACATTGGAAATGGGATGGCAAGAATTGCAGGCTACAAAATTTCACAGTTTAATGACGACCCAGAAGCGCTTGCTAATGCAATTATTAAAACATACAGAAGATTTGGGGCAGATGGTGCAAGAATCTTCACAGATTTATTTTTAGTTTCAGAAGCAATGGGCGCAAAAGTTAGAAAACCAGAAGATAATACCGCAGATTTAGAAGAACCTGCAATAAATGACATGTCAGAATTTGATAAATTAAAAGTAATTGATCCATACACACAAGGTAGAATTCCAGTTCATTTAAGGGCAATTGAAATCGTAAGGGATGAAATTGCAAGCGAAGTTGGAGTTACTGCTTCAGTTGTAGGCCCATTTACAAACGCTTTCTTTTTAATTGGCGTAGAAAAAATGACAAAAATGCTTTTAAAAGATCCTGAATCAGTTCATAAACTCTGTGAAATTTCACTACAAAGTTGCATTGCACTAACCGATGCAGTTTTGGAAAAAGGCGTTGGAGTTACTATTTCAGAACCTCTTTCATCATGTACTGTTGTAAGTCCAAAACACTTTAGGGAATTTTCAGCACCGTACTTAAAAAGACTTATCGACCACATAAAAGCAAGAACTGGAAAATTGGTTATACACATTTGTGGAATAACGGATCCAATTTGGGATGATCTTGTAGAAATGGGCGTAGATGTTTTAAGCATTGATAACGTTGCAGATATGGAAAAATGTGCAGAAACCGTTGGAGATAAAATGGTTATTGCAGGAAATGTTGACCCTTCAGCAATTATGTATGCAGGATCAAGAGAAGACGTTAGAAAAGCTACAATTAAATGTGCAAAACAGGGATTGAAAGCTAAAAAAGGATTCATGATCATGTCAGGATGCAGCCTTCCAGTAGAAGTACCTATTGAAAACATTGATGCAATGATGGATACTGCAAGGGAAATGGGATGGCCGGTTACTGAAGAAAAATTAGACTATTTACTTAGTTTTGATAAATACAAAGACTAA
- a CDS encoding methylcobamide:CoM methyltransferase MtbA produces the protein MITPKERLSKTLKGEEVDRIPCICPGGMMNMITKDIMDITGIYWPEAHTDAEKMAELTIGMYENGGFENYGVPFCMTVEAEAFGAGVKMGTDITEPRVTNYPIDSVTEYEKLNHINIDEGRGKTVLESIELLNEKNSEVPIIANLTGPVSTASSLMEPVTYYKELRRKPDAAKEFMDFVTENLIEFGKAQLKAGADVLAISDPSGTGEILGPKMFKEFAVPYINKIIEETSDLAETGTIIHICGRLKSVYEEINSLKSDAISFDSITDVGQVVENVSGKAIMGNVSTFALENGTPDSIDKMSRACIKFGVDILSPACGIGVRTKLENIQAMVQACKNSKRGE, from the coding sequence ATGATAACACCAAAAGAAAGACTCTCAAAAACCCTCAAAGGAGAAGAAGTTGATAGAATCCCGTGCATATGTCCGGGCGGCATGATGAATATGATTACAAAAGATATCATGGACATTACTGGAATATATTGGCCAGAAGCACACACCGATGCTGAAAAAATGGCTGAACTTACAATTGGAATGTATGAAAATGGCGGGTTTGAAAACTATGGTGTTCCATTCTGCATGACTGTAGAAGCCGAAGCTTTTGGTGCAGGAGTTAAAATGGGTACAGATATTACTGAACCAAGAGTTACAAACTATCCAATAGATTCTGTTACTGAATATGAAAAATTAAATCATATCAATATTGATGAGGGACGTGGAAAAACCGTTCTTGAATCAATAGAACTTTTAAACGAAAAAAACTCAGAAGTTCCCATTATTGCAAATCTCACAGGTCCAGTTAGTACTGCATCGTCTTTAATGGAACCTGTAACGTACTATAAAGAACTTAGAAGAAAACCCGACGCTGCAAAAGAATTCATGGATTTTGTAACTGAAAACTTAATCGAATTTGGAAAAGCACAGCTAAAAGCAGGAGCAGACGTTTTGGCAATATCTGATCCAAGCGGTACTGGCGAGATATTGGGCCCAAAAATGTTTAAAGAATTTGCAGTTCCTTATATTAATAAAATAATTGAAGAAACAAGTGATTTGGCTGAAACTGGAACAATAATCCATATTTGCGGTAGATTGAAAAGTGTTTATGAAGAAATAAATTCATTAAAAAGTGACGCAATAAGCTTTGATTCAATTACTGATGTTGGACAGGTAGTTGAAAACGTGTCTGGAAAAGCAATCATGGGAAACGTCAGCACATTTGCGCTTGAAAATGGAACTCCTGATTCTATTGATAAAATGAGTCGAGCATGTATTAAATTTGGGGTCGATATTTTGTCTCCTGCATGCGGAATTGGGGTTAGAACAAAGTTAGAAAATATTCAAGCAATGGTTCAGGCATGTAAAAACTCCAAAAGAGGAGAATAA
- a CDS encoding CoB--CoM heterodisulfide reductase iron-sulfur subunit A family protein: MEEPKIGVYVCHCGVNIGGVVDCENVARTAEGLENVVIARDYKYMCADPGQELIKKDIKELGLNRVIVAACSPRLHEPTFRRCVEEAGLNPFLFEFANIREHCSWVHMKEKEKATEKANDLVRMAVAKARQLEPLDYLNVPVTKRAMVIGAGVAGIQAALDLGDAGYETIVVEKTPSVGGRMAQLDKVFPTNDCSICILAPKMVDVAKHPNIKLYSYSEVKDVKGYIGNFKVKIEKKPRYLSEEKCTGCGSCEEVCPISVPNEFDMGIGLRKAIYKPFPQAVPAKYTIDKESCIDCGLCAKVCGPQAIDYGQKPEIIEAEVGTIISAIGYDPYDPTEKEEYGYGKIPNVITSMELERMINASGPTMGKVIRPSDGQKPKRIAFIQCVGSRDAKIGKKYCSNVCCMYAMKNSQLIKEKAPETDIDIYYMDIRAFGKGYEEFYERSSKQYGIKFIRGRPAQVLDNPDGDNPIIRSEDTLLGEIFENEYDLVVLSVGMVPTSTADEVQKLLGVSRSADRFFMEAHPKLKPVDTATDGIYLAGACQGPKDIPSSVAQGSAAASRAAIPLAKGEVQVEPIVVTIDENVCGACGICVQQCPYGAPRFVEKDGKVVAEVLSALCKGCGTCAAGCPSGALEQSHFKTSQIYGQIEGAFKDSY; the protein is encoded by the coding sequence ATGGAAGAACCAAAAATAGGAGTTTACGTCTGCCACTGTGGTGTAAACATTGGCGGTGTAGTTGATTGCGAAAATGTAGCAAGAACTGCAGAAGGACTCGAAAACGTCGTGATTGCAAGAGATTACAAGTACATGTGTGCAGATCCCGGGCAAGAACTCATCAAAAAAGACATCAAGGAACTTGGATTAAACAGGGTAATTGTTGCAGCATGTTCCCCAAGACTTCACGAACCTACATTTAGAAGGTGTGTAGAAGAAGCAGGTTTAAACCCATTTTTGTTTGAATTTGCAAACATTCGTGAACACTGTTCATGGGTACACATGAAAGAAAAAGAAAAAGCTACCGAAAAAGCAAACGACCTTGTAAGGATGGCTGTTGCAAAAGCAAGGCAGCTCGAACCTTTAGATTATCTAAACGTTCCAGTTACCAAAAGAGCCATGGTTATCGGAGCAGGGGTTGCAGGTATTCAGGCCGCACTTGATTTAGGGGATGCAGGATACGAAACAATTGTTGTTGAAAAAACACCATCAGTTGGGGGTAGAATGGCCCAGTTAGATAAGGTATTTCCAACAAACGACTGTTCGATCTGTATTTTAGCTCCAAAAATGGTTGACGTTGCAAAACACCCAAATATCAAGCTTTATTCCTACTCAGAAGTAAAAGATGTAAAAGGATACATTGGAAACTTCAAGGTAAAAATCGAGAAAAAACCAAGATATTTATCTGAAGAAAAATGTACTGGATGCGGTTCATGTGAGGAAGTATGTCCTATATCTGTTCCAAACGAATTTGATATGGGAATTGGGCTTAGAAAAGCAATTTATAAGCCGTTCCCACAAGCAGTTCCTGCAAAGTACACAATTGACAAAGAAAGCTGTATTGATTGTGGATTGTGTGCAAAAGTGTGCGGACCTCAAGCGATTGATTACGGTCAAAAACCAGAAATCATTGAAGCAGAAGTTGGTACAATCATTTCTGCAATAGGATACGATCCATATGACCCAACCGAAAAAGAAGAATACGGATACGGAAAAATTCCAAATGTCATAACCTCAATGGAACTTGAAAGAATGATTAATGCTTCTGGTCCAACGATGGGTAAGGTAATCCGGCCAAGTGATGGTCAAAAACCAAAAAGAATTGCATTTATTCAGTGTGTTGGTTCAAGAGATGCGAAAATCGGTAAAAAATACTGTTCAAATGTATGCTGTATGTATGCAATGAAAAATTCGCAGTTAATTAAAGAAAAAGCTCCTGAAACAGATATTGATATTTACTACATGGATATCAGGGCATTTGGTAAGGGATACGAAGAATTCTACGAAAGAAGTTCAAAACAGTATGGAATTAAATTTATCCGTGGAAGACCTGCACAAGTATTGGATAATCCTGATGGAGACAATCCAATAATCAGGTCAGAAGATACCCTTTTAGGTGAAATCTTTGAAAATGAATACGATTTAGTTGTTCTTTCAGTAGGTATGGTTCCAACATCAACTGCTGACGAAGTACAAAAACTGCTCGGTGTTTCAAGGTCTGCTGACAGGTTCTTCATGGAAGCACACCCTAAATTAAAACCTGTTGATACTGCAACAGACGGTATCTACTTAGCAGGTGCATGTCAGGGTCCAAAAGATATTCCTTCATCTGTTGCGCAAGGTTCAGCGGCTGCATCAAGAGCTGCAATACCTCTTGCAAAAGGGGAAGTTCAGGTTGAACCTATCGTTGTAACAATCGATGAAAATGTCTGTGGTGCATGCGGTATTTGTGTACAGCAGTGCCCATATGGTGCTCCAAGATTCGTTGAAAAAGACGGTAAAGTTGTAGCAGAAGTTCTTTCAGCATTATGTAAAGGTTGTGGAACCTGTGCAGCAGGATGTCCAAGTGGCGCACTTGAACAGTCCCACTTTAAAACAAGCCAGATATACGGACAAATTGAAGGCGCGTTTAAAGATTCCTACTAA
- a CDS encoding corrinoid protein — protein MSELKEQLLQELSDSVVDMDEEKTEELSKKYLENGFDAFDGITKGLAEGMNRAGVLYEEGEYFIPELLVCSDAMYVGLDILKPHLKYEDSDNKFKAVVGVVEGDTHDIGKNLFKIMLETQGFEVYDLGRDVPPVEFIKKAKEVSADVIGLSTLMTTTMDNMKVVIGMLKEEGMKETTMVMVGGGPISQSFADKIGADGYAPEASKSARIAKELVTKLKG, from the coding sequence ATGAGTGAATTGAAAGAACAGCTACTACAAGAGCTTTCTGATTCCGTTGTTGATATGGATGAAGAAAAAACAGAAGAATTATCTAAAAAATATCTCGAAAATGGATTTGATGCTTTTGATGGGATCACAAAAGGGCTAGCAGAAGGAATGAACAGGGCAGGGGTACTTTACGAAGAAGGAGAATATTTTATTCCTGAATTATTAGTCTGTTCTGATGCAATGTATGTGGGCTTGGATATTTTAAAACCTCATTTAAAGTATGAAGATTCAGATAATAAATTTAAAGCAGTTGTTGGCGTTGTTGAAGGGGATACCCATGATATTGGGAAAAACTTATTTAAAATCATGCTCGAAACACAAGGCTTTGAAGTTTATGATCTTGGTAGGGATGTTCCACCTGTAGAATTCATAAAAAAAGCTAAAGAAGTAAGCGCAGATGTCATTGGTCTTTCAACGCTGATGACGACTACAATGGACAATATGAAAGTTGTTATTGGCATGTTAAAAGAAGAAGGAATGAAAGAAACTACAATGGTGATGGTTGGAGGCGGCCCAATCTCACAAAGCTTTGCTGATAAAATTGGTGCAGATGGCTATGCACCAGAAGCTTCAAAATCTGCAAGAATTGCAAAAGAATTGGTTACAAAATTAAAAGGTTAA
- a CDS encoding hydrogenase iron-sulfur subunit, translating into MSEEWEPKIVGFCCNWCTYGGADTAGVGRMQYPPSIRIIRVMCSGRIEPSFILKAFKEGADGVFIGGCHLGDCHYDAGNYKWQRRVMMLYDMLDELGIGRERVLHEWISASEGEKFQTKMNEIYDRIKALGPCTLNENLK; encoded by the coding sequence TTGTCTGAAGAATGGGAGCCAAAGATAGTCGGCTTTTGTTGCAACTGGTGTACCTATGGTGGTGCAGATACAGCAGGAGTTGGTAGAATGCAGTACCCTCCAAGCATAAGAATAATACGGGTGATGTGTTCAGGAAGGATTGAACCATCATTTATATTAAAAGCTTTTAAAGAAGGTGCAGACGGTGTTTTTATAGGTGGATGCCACCTTGGAGATTGCCACTACGATGCAGGAAACTACAAATGGCAAAGAAGAGTCATGATGCTCTACGACATGCTTGACGAACTTGGAATTGGCAGGGAAAGAGTTCTCCACGAATGGATTTCAGCTTCTGAAGGTGAAAAATTCCAGACTAAAATGAACGAAATTTACGACAGAATAAAAGCTTTAGGTCCGTGCACCTTGAATGAAAATCTTAAATAA
- a CDS encoding 4Fe-4S binding protein, translating into MIKINTEDCYMCKACENSCPTEALKLNPFKVCQLCGNCVNACPNDALNLREIELNGKTIKQIEYFPTKCDLCGECVKVCPNNLKIENDKLKGFCVGCMKCVEACPDDYVGMEGVVEPAKRNITLPKEPIAVTEDCVGCGVCISECPVGALSIEGEKAVVDKNSCIYCSICAQTCPWNAIFVAGKKSPKRDKNIVKFSVDSDLCIGCGDCTDKCPRDLIVLNEMVAVPPKGCPACGLCMAACPVDAIELVVEYGSPKPITDEGIVWDEEKCAYCGPCAIKCPNNAINVVNPKGLEMPSRKKTEKANEFKMCIRCGACVQSCPNDALRIGKIIHDGKEYERIEFSPNLCDSCGKCIETCPYDMLNLTGKPEKPLEGFCVMCLKCIEACDKAKKSALSLK; encoded by the coding sequence ATGATCAAGATAAACACTGAAGACTGTTATATGTGTAAAGCTTGTGAAAATAGCTGCCCTACAGAAGCTTTAAAATTAAATCCCTTTAAAGTATGCCAACTTTGTGGAAATTGTGTCAATGCATGTCCAAACGATGCATTAAACTTAAGAGAAATTGAATTAAATGGTAAAACTATTAAACAGATCGAATATTTCCCTACAAAGTGCGATTTGTGTGGTGAATGTGTTAAAGTCTGTCCAAATAACCTCAAAATAGAAAATGATAAATTAAAAGGTTTCTGCGTAGGCTGTATGAAATGTGTTGAAGCATGTCCCGACGACTATGTTGGAATGGAAGGCGTAGTTGAACCCGCTAAAAGAAACATTACATTACCAAAAGAACCTATTGCAGTTACCGAGGATTGTGTCGGCTGTGGGGTATGTATTTCTGAATGCCCTGTTGGTGCACTTTCAATAGAGGGCGAAAAAGCAGTTGTTGACAAAAATTCCTGTATATACTGTAGTATCTGTGCACAAACATGTCCATGGAACGCGATCTTCGTCGCAGGCAAAAAATCACCAAAAAGAGATAAAAATATTGTCAAATTTAGTGTGGACAGCGATTTATGTATTGGATGTGGCGACTGTACTGACAAATGTCCAAGGGATTTAATTGTTTTAAATGAAATGGTTGCAGTTCCGCCAAAAGGATGTCCTGCATGCGGATTATGTATGGCAGCATGTCCTGTTGATGCAATTGAATTAGTGGTTGAATATGGATCTCCAAAACCGATAACTGATGAAGGTATCGTTTGGGATGAAGAAAAATGTGCATACTGCGGACCTTGTGCCATAAAATGTCCAAACAATGCAATAAATGTGGTAAATCCAAAAGGACTTGAAATGCCAAGCAGGAAAAAAACTGAAAAAGCAAACGAGTTCAAAATGTGTATTCGATGTGGCGCATGTGTTCAAAGCTGTCCAAACGATGCACTTAGGATTGGTAAAATCATCCACGATGGTAAAGAATACGAAAGAATCGAATTTAGTCCTAATTTATGTGATTCCTGTGGAAAATGTATTGAAACGTGTCCTTATGACATGCTTAACTTAACAGGAAAACCAGAAAAACCTCTCGAAGGGTTCTGTGTAATGTGTTTGAAATGTATTGAAGCCTGTGATAAGGCTAAAAAGAGCGCATTATCTTTGAAATAA